Proteins from a genomic interval of Tenacibaculum sp. SZ-18:
- a CDS encoding Lacal_2735 family protein: MFGLFKKKSEKEKLQKLYTKLLADAHKLSTSNRKLSDEKVYEAEQVMKQIEALEKQS; this comes from the coding sequence ATGTTTGGTTTATTTAAAAAGAAATCCGAAAAGGAAAAACTTCAGAAATTATACACGAAATTATTAGCAGATGCTCACAAACTATCTACTTCAAACAGAAAATTGAGTGATGAAAAGGTTTATGAGGCAGAGCAGGTAATGAAGCAAATTGAAGCTTTAGAAAAACAATCTTAA
- a CDS encoding DUF423 domain-containing protein gives MTEQIVLTAASIFGALSIILGAFGAHALKKKLTLEQLTSFETGVKYQMYHAIVLLLIGFNFQSKLDNASLFFIIGIILFSFSIYGLVLSDAFGKKIKILGPITPIGGLCLLIGWLLLLVNFS, from the coding sequence ATGACAGAACAAATTGTATTAACTGCAGCTTCTATTTTTGGAGCTTTATCAATTATCTTAGGAGCATTTGGAGCACATGCCTTAAAGAAAAAATTAACTTTAGAACAATTAACAAGTTTTGAAACTGGTGTTAAATATCAAATGTATCACGCCATTGTTTTACTGTTAATCGGATTTAATTTCCAATCAAAGCTAGATAATGCTTCACTATTTTTTATCATTGGAATTATATTATTTTCGTTTAGTATTTATGGTTTAGTTTTATCAGATGCGTTCGGGAAAAAAATAAAAATCCTTGGACCAATTACTCCAATTGGTGGTTTGTGTTTATTAATTGGTTGGCTTTTACTACTAGTAAATTTCTCGTAA
- a CDS encoding metallophosphoesterase, which translates to MKKLYLVLITLIYFYGCASHKAKYHSKNYSHTITTKKPTHSFYLIGDAGNAKMNESVTSLEYFQKEIDKADKNSTTLFLGDNVYPYGIYPKDHKDYELVKHRLKIQTDAAKNNLGRTIFIPGNHDWYNGIDGLKRQEKLVENALGKNTFLPKNGCGIDKVNINSNLTLIIIDSEWFIMNWDKEPNINDNCDIKTRERFVEELWSLFKKNRNKNVVVALHHPLYSNGPHGGSFSIKDHIEPVPILGTFKNVIRKHAGIQTDNFHKQYQNFVQQVETIAEDFKNNIVFVSGHEHNLQYIENNGFKQIVSGAGSKKSAALIGHGAQFTYGNLGYSKLNFYQDGSAIIEYYAANNEDKNKLLFSKQIIKPKLTKTNFDFSEFELHKEEVTLSLYNKKAVEKSGFHKFMWGDLNREKYGKQITIPVLELENVFGGLKPIRRGGGNQTNSLRLENPDGKQYVLRSMYKDGSRIMGGILKETFLVDVVQDIFTMSHPYAAFVIPDMAEAVGIYHTNPKLYYMPKQPALGMYNDVFGGGMYLLEERPAGNREDITTFGNSKKIISTYDVLEKIRKNGNHRVDQNFTVRSRLFDMVIGDWDRHEDQWRFARFETEDGKKYYRPIPRDRDQPFSKFDGVLIPLLKLNTPLIKNMQSMDYDIKDMKWYNNYPRFFDAEFLNQLSLNDWLKEAEHIQNKLTNEVIESAIKQFPENIYEIDGKEIIEKIKSRRDKLKEFAKKYYNKQAKTVQVVGTDKDDKFIIKRLNNNETSIEIFRKEDKIFSRVFLTSETNEVQLYGLNGDDKFYISGDVDDSIVIRLIGGKNHDVYEDTSHVNGWSKKTKVYDYLSKKNTVNGGTELEDLREDSYFKNTYNHRDIENNTTLIFPSLGLNPDDGLFFGFNATHTRYGFKKRPFDNRHNITANFYSATNGFDISYTGEFAEFIGNWMLELKGKATSGNYAFNFFGFGNVTEFPDSKDLDFYRVKKGEYTFLPSLVRMFNWGSTLKLTGTFEAIKIENTPGRNITDFSNSPVNIFNRNYFIGGEFNFNHRRIDNNSFPTKGMNFNLTVGAKMNAENTNRNFGYIKTSLAIYQNLVSNRSLVLASEIGSHLNFRNRFEIYHAATIGGNRSLRGYNRQRFTGSESFYHSNDLRLRLGEIKAFIPMKMGITGAFDYGKVWSPFAPTESEPWNSSYGGSIWISGLDMFTMNLAMFNGNDGGRFTFSVGFNF; encoded by the coding sequence ATGAAGAAACTATATCTAGTTCTTATCACATTAATTTATTTTTACGGGTGCGCATCTCATAAAGCTAAATATCATTCAAAAAACTACTCGCACACCATTACAACGAAAAAACCTACTCACTCTTTCTATTTAATTGGGGACGCTGGTAATGCTAAAATGAACGAAAGTGTAACTTCTTTAGAATACTTTCAAAAAGAAATTGATAAAGCGGATAAAAATAGTACAACACTGTTCTTAGGTGATAATGTATATCCATACGGTATTTATCCTAAAGATCATAAGGACTATGAATTGGTAAAACATAGACTTAAAATTCAAACCGACGCGGCGAAAAATAATTTGGGTAGAACAATTTTTATCCCTGGAAATCATGACTGGTATAATGGTATTGATGGCTTAAAAAGGCAAGAAAAGTTAGTAGAAAACGCTTTGGGAAAAAATACTTTTTTACCAAAAAATGGCTGTGGAATCGACAAGGTAAATATTAATAGCAATTTAACTTTAATTATAATTGATAGTGAATGGTTTATTATGAATTGGGACAAAGAACCAAATATAAATGATAATTGTGATATTAAAACCCGTGAACGCTTTGTAGAAGAGTTATGGAGCTTATTCAAAAAAAACAGGAATAAAAATGTCGTTGTTGCCTTACATCATCCACTATATTCAAATGGACCTCATGGTGGAAGCTTTTCTATCAAAGATCATATAGAACCAGTTCCAATTTTAGGAACTTTCAAAAACGTAATACGAAAACACGCTGGAATCCAAACAGATAATTTTCACAAGCAATATCAAAATTTTGTTCAACAAGTAGAAACAATAGCTGAAGACTTTAAAAATAATATTGTCTTCGTTAGTGGTCATGAACATAACTTACAGTACATTGAAAATAATGGATTTAAGCAAATAGTAAGTGGTGCAGGTTCAAAAAAATCAGCTGCTTTAATAGGTCATGGAGCTCAATTTACTTATGGTAATCTCGGCTATTCAAAATTAAACTTTTACCAAGATGGATCGGCGATTATAGAATATTACGCAGCAAACAATGAGGATAAAAACAAACTACTTTTTAGTAAACAAATAATTAAACCAAAACTAACCAAAACAAACTTTGATTTTTCCGAGTTTGAACTTCACAAGGAAGAAGTTACACTTTCTCTTTATAATAAAAAAGCAGTTGAAAAAAGTGGATTTCATAAGTTTATGTGGGGTGACTTAAATCGGGAGAAATATGGAAAACAAATTACAATTCCTGTGTTAGAGCTAGAAAATGTATTTGGTGGTCTCAAACCGATAAGAAGAGGTGGAGGAAACCAAACTAACTCTTTAAGATTAGAAAATCCTGATGGAAAACAATATGTACTCCGATCAATGTATAAAGATGGAAGTAGAATTATGGGAGGGATTCTTAAAGAAACTTTCTTAGTAGACGTTGTTCAAGATATTTTCACTATGTCTCATCCTTATGCTGCTTTTGTAATCCCAGATATGGCAGAAGCTGTTGGAATTTACCATACTAATCCGAAGTTATATTACATGCCTAAACAACCTGCTTTAGGAATGTATAATGATGTTTTTGGGGGAGGAATGTATTTACTAGAAGAACGTCCAGCTGGAAACCGAGAAGATATAACAACATTTGGTAATTCAAAAAAAATAATAAGTACTTACGATGTCTTAGAAAAGATTCGGAAAAATGGAAATCATAGAGTTGATCAAAACTTTACTGTTCGATCTCGATTATTTGACATGGTTATTGGAGACTGGGATCGACATGAAGATCAATGGCGTTTTGCTCGATTTGAAACTGAAGATGGAAAAAAATACTACAGACCAATACCTAGAGATAGAGATCAACCGTTCTCAAAATTTGATGGAGTTTTAATTCCATTATTAAAATTAAATACTCCACTTATCAAGAATATGCAATCGATGGATTATGATATAAAAGACATGAAATGGTATAATAATTACCCAAGATTCTTCGACGCGGAATTTTTAAATCAACTCTCATTAAATGACTGGTTAAAAGAAGCAGAACATATTCAAAATAAACTTACAAACGAAGTAATTGAAAGTGCTATTAAACAATTTCCTGAAAACATATATGAGATTGATGGAAAGGAAATAATCGAAAAAATAAAATCAAGAAGAGATAAGTTAAAGGAATTTGCAAAAAAATATTACAATAAACAAGCCAAAACAGTTCAAGTTGTAGGAACTGATAAAGATGATAAATTTATTATAAAGAGATTGAATAATAATGAGACTAGTATCGAAATCTTCAGAAAAGAAGATAAAATATTCAGCAGAGTTTTCTTAACAAGTGAAACCAATGAAGTACAATTGTATGGTTTAAATGGTGATGATAAATTTTATATTTCGGGTGATGTTGATGATAGTATTGTTATCCGATTAATTGGTGGAAAAAATCATGATGTTTATGAAGATACATCTCATGTTAATGGATGGAGCAAAAAAACTAAAGTATATGACTATTTATCAAAAAAGAATACTGTAAATGGTGGAACTGAATTAGAAGATTTAAGAGAAGATAGTTACTTTAAAAACACATACAATCACAGAGATATTGAAAATAACACCACGCTTATATTTCCAAGTTTAGGTTTAAATCCAGACGATGGATTATTTTTTGGTTTCAACGCAACACATACACGCTACGGATTTAAGAAAAGACCATTTGACAATCGTCATAATATTACAGCGAACTTCTACTCAGCAACAAATGGTTTTGATATAAGTTATACAGGAGAATTTGCAGAATTTATTGGAAATTGGATGTTAGAGTTAAAAGGAAAAGCTACAAGTGGTAACTACGCATTTAACTTTTTTGGGTTTGGGAATGTAACTGAATTTCCTGATTCTAAAGATTTAGATTTCTATCGAGTTAAAAAAGGAGAATACACATTTTTACCCTCTTTGGTCAGGATGTTCAATTGGGGAAGCACTTTAAAACTAACTGGAACTTTCGAAGCAATCAAAATTGAAAATACCCCTGGCAGAAATATTACAGACTTTTCTAACAGTCCAGTTAATATTTTTAATAGAAATTACTTCATTGGAGGTGAGTTTAATTTCAATCACAGAAGGATTGATAATAACAGTTTCCCTACGAAAGGAATGAACTTCAATTTAACCGTGGGTGCAAAAATGAACGCAGAAAACACAAATCGTAACTTTGGTTATATTAAAACTTCTTTGGCTATTTATCAAAATTTAGTTTCAAACAGAAGCTTGGTTTTGGCTTCGGAAATAGGAAGTCATTTAAACTTTAGAAATAGATTTGAAATTTACCATGCAGCAACAATTGGGGGTAATAGAAGTTTAAGAGGATATAACCGTCAACGTTTTACTGGAAGCGAAAGTTTTTACCATTCAAACGATTTACGTTTACGTTTAGGTGAAATTAAAGCTTTTATTCCGATGAAAATGGGAATTACAGGAGCTTTTGATTATGGAAAAGTATGGAGTCCTTTTGCTCCAACAGAATCAGAACCGTGGAATTCAAGCTACGGCGGATCAATATGGATAAGCGGATTAGATATGTTTACCATGAATTTAGCAATGTTTAACGGAAATGATGGAGGTAGATTTACCTTTAGCGTTGGATTTAACTTTTAA
- a CDS encoding protein adenylyltransferase SelO encodes MIFDLNDTFNKELPADINQENSRRQVYNACYSFVTPKQTSNPTLIHFSNDFIREVGITKEDAQTEEFLKVFSGNKVLENTHPYSMCYGGHQFGHWAGQLGDGRAINLFEIDHNDKHWTFQLKGAGETPYSRTADGLAVLRSSIREHLCSEAMHYLGVPTTRSLSLSLTGDQVMRDIMYNGKAAYEKGAVVCRVAPSFIRFGNFEIFAARQDGETLKKLADYTIKHFYSNITSEGKQKYLDFLTEVLNKTIEMIVHWQRVGFVHGVMNTDNLSILGLTIDYGPYGWLEGFDYDWTPNTTDAQNKRYRFGNQSYIAMWNLYKLANALYPLIEEVEPLQAILNEYEAIYLKKYEAVMKQKLGLETESDYASLISGIEKTLQLIETDYTIFFRNLSSVTKNDTPASAILKISDAFYNLEELQKESKKEWLYWFAEYIETIQSLNSTDEERASQMNNINPKYVLRNYMAQLAIENAEKGKYDLIDELYQLLKKPYDEQPHYEKWFAKRPEWARHKVGCSMLSCSS; translated from the coding sequence ATGATTTTTGACCTTAACGACACATTTAACAAAGAACTTCCAGCAGATATTAATCAGGAAAATTCGAGAAGACAAGTATATAATGCTTGTTATTCTTTTGTTACTCCAAAGCAAACTTCGAATCCTACACTAATTCATTTTTCAAATGATTTTATCCGTGAAGTTGGAATTACAAAAGAGGATGCTCAGACGGAAGAATTCCTTAAGGTATTTTCTGGAAATAAAGTGTTGGAAAATACACATCCTTATTCCATGTGTTATGGTGGGCATCAATTTGGTCATTGGGCAGGACAGTTAGGAGATGGTAGAGCAATTAATCTATTTGAAATTGATCATAACGATAAACATTGGACTTTTCAATTGAAAGGTGCAGGTGAAACTCCATATTCAAGAACTGCGGATGGATTGGCCGTTCTACGTTCTTCAATAAGAGAACATTTATGCAGTGAAGCGATGCATTATTTAGGTGTCCCTACAACTAGATCCTTATCACTGAGTTTAACGGGAGATCAAGTAATGAGAGACATTATGTACAATGGAAAAGCTGCTTATGAAAAAGGAGCTGTAGTTTGTAGAGTGGCTCCTAGTTTTATTCGTTTTGGAAATTTTGAAATTTTCGCAGCTAGACAAGATGGTGAAACACTTAAAAAACTTGCTGATTATACTATAAAACATTTTTATTCGAATATTACTTCAGAAGGGAAACAAAAGTATTTAGATTTTCTAACGGAAGTTCTAAATAAAACTATAGAAATGATTGTACATTGGCAACGGGTTGGATTTGTTCATGGCGTAATGAATACAGATAATTTATCTATTCTTGGATTGACCATTGACTATGGACCTTATGGATGGTTAGAAGGATTTGATTATGATTGGACTCCGAATACCACCGATGCACAAAACAAAAGATATCGTTTTGGTAATCAGTCATACATTGCTATGTGGAACTTATATAAACTTGCTAATGCCTTATATCCTCTAATTGAAGAGGTAGAACCTTTACAAGCAATATTGAATGAATATGAAGCTATATATTTGAAAAAGTATGAGGCTGTAATGAAACAAAAATTAGGCTTGGAAACAGAATCAGACTATGCTTCTCTTATTTCTGGTATTGAGAAAACATTGCAATTAATCGAAACAGACTACACAATATTTTTTAGAAACTTATCATCAGTTACTAAAAATGATACTCCAGCGAGTGCAATACTGAAAATATCAGATGCTTTTTATAATCTAGAAGAACTTCAAAAAGAAAGTAAAAAAGAGTGGTTATATTGGTTTGCAGAGTATATTGAAACTATTCAATCATTAAATTCTACAGATGAAGAAAGAGCTTCACAAATGAACAATATAAATCCGAAATATGTTCTACGAAATTATATGGCACAATTAGCTATTGAAAATGCGGAGAAAGGAAAGTATGATTTAATTGATGAATTATATCAACTCCTTAAAAAGCCTTATGATGAACAACCACATTATGAGAAATGGTTTGCTAAACGTCCTGAATGGGCTCGTCATAAAGTTGGCTGTTCTATGTTATCTTGTAGCTCTTAG
- the msrA gene encoding peptide-methionine (S)-S-oxide reductase MsrA, producing MKTKIATVGGGCFWCTEAVFNQIKGVEKVVSGYAGGNVPGYPTYREVCSGLTGHAEVVQISYDPEVISYQEILIIFMTTHDPTTLNRQGADVGTQYRSVIYYTSGEEKSVIEEVVKQVQPYYDNQIVTEVSELPTFYPAEEYHQNYYANNKEQGYCNFVITPKISKLRKLYADKLK from the coding sequence ATGAAAACTAAAATAGCTACAGTTGGCGGTGGATGCTTTTGGTGTACCGAAGCTGTGTTTAATCAAATTAAAGGCGTAGAAAAAGTAGTCTCTGGATACGCAGGTGGAAATGTTCCTGGCTACCCAACATACAGAGAAGTTTGTTCTGGGTTAACTGGACATGCAGAAGTTGTTCAGATATCGTATGATCCTGAAGTAATTTCATATCAGGAGATTTTGATAATTTTCATGACTACTCATGATCCAACAACTTTAAATAGACAAGGTGCTGATGTTGGTACGCAATACAGATCTGTAATTTATTATACTAGCGGAGAAGAGAAATCAGTGATTGAAGAAGTAGTTAAACAAGTTCAACCGTACTACGACAATCAAATAGTTACAGAGGTTAGCGAATTACCAACTTTTTATCCTGCAGAAGAATATCATCAAAACTATTATGCTAATAATAAAGAGCAAGGATATTGCAACTTTGTAATTACTCCGAAAATCTCGAAGTTAAGAAAGTTATATGCTGATAAATTGAAATAG
- the msrB gene encoding peptide-methionine (R)-S-oxide reductase MsrB codes for MLTWKNIIYFTVNGNPLPDKRIEKTDEEWKAELTPEQFMITRLKGTERPFSGEHCSSFSSGKYNCACCGTPLFDSTIKFDSSSGWPSFTQPIKENAVKYHKDTTHGMIRVEIVCNTCDSHLGHVFPDGPEPSGLRYCVNSLSIELEHEN; via the coding sequence ATGCTTACTTGGAAAAATATAATATACTTCACAGTTAATGGAAATCCATTACCTGATAAAAGAATTGAAAAAACAGACGAAGAGTGGAAAGCTGAGCTTACCCCAGAACAATTTATGATTACCAGACTTAAAGGTACAGAAAGACCTTTTAGTGGAGAACATTGTTCTTCATTTAGCTCAGGTAAATACAACTGTGCTTGTTGTGGAACACCATTGTTTGATTCAACAATTAAGTTCGATTCAAGTTCTGGATGGCCAAGTTTTACGCAACCTATAAAAGAGAATGCTGTGAAATATCATAAAGATACTACTCATGGTATGATTCGAGTAGAAATAGTTTGTAATACTTGTGATTCTCATTTAGGACATGTATTTCCTGATGGGCCAGAACCAAGTGGATTAAGGTATTGTGTAAACTCATTATCAATTGAATTAGAGCATGAAAACTAA
- a CDS encoding Pycsar system effector family protein, producing the protein MSTLLEKTESFVMATLNEKLDTKLVYHSLSHTLRVVEKSSELAEEAKLEEADRERLLVAAWFHDSGFTVKAKGHEDESVKIASEFLNNEGVGKDFVDVVAETILATKIDSNPTTDLQKLLKDADCSHLGSKNYTEFSQLLHKEMELVTNEKIKEADWVKKNINFLTNQHRFYSDVAIRKWQKQKSKNLAQLLKIEKKIKHENKKLFQKKEELQFKKEKVELPERGIETMFRVALKNHITLSDIADTKANILLSVNAIIISMVLSTLIPKLDNPSNSYLIYPSIIFIIFTVISIVLSVLATRPNVTEGKFSKEDIANKKVNLIFFGNFHKMSLPEFEWGMSEMMKDRNYLYGSLTKDLYFLGLVLNRKYSLLRTTYTVFMIGIIISVIAFAIAFYLQSIHAITSPVACLF; encoded by the coding sequence ATGAGCACTCTTTTAGAAAAAACGGAAAGTTTTGTGATGGCTACGTTAAATGAAAAGTTAGATACAAAATTAGTTTATCATAGTTTGTCACACACCCTTCGAGTTGTTGAAAAATCTTCAGAATTAGCAGAAGAAGCAAAGTTAGAAGAGGCTGATAGAGAAAGGTTATTAGTTGCTGCTTGGTTTCATGATTCTGGATTTACTGTGAAAGCTAAAGGTCATGAAGATGAAAGTGTAAAAATTGCTTCAGAATTTTTAAATAATGAAGGTGTTGGGAAAGATTTTGTTGATGTAGTAGCAGAAACTATTTTAGCTACTAAAATCGACAGTAATCCTACTACAGATTTACAAAAATTATTAAAAGATGCAGATTGTTCGCATTTAGGAAGTAAGAATTACACTGAATTTTCCCAGTTACTCCATAAAGAAATGGAATTAGTAACAAATGAAAAAATCAAAGAGGCTGATTGGGTTAAAAAAAATATCAATTTCTTGACAAATCAACACCGTTTTTATTCAGATGTAGCTATTAGAAAATGGCAAAAACAAAAATCTAAAAATTTAGCCCAGCTTCTAAAGATTGAGAAAAAGATAAAACACGAAAACAAAAAATTATTCCAAAAGAAGGAGGAGTTACAATTTAAAAAAGAAAAGGTTGAACTACCTGAGCGTGGAATTGAAACTATGTTTAGAGTTGCTTTAAAAAATCATATTACCTTAAGTGATATAGCCGATACGAAGGCGAATATTTTACTTTCTGTAAATGCTATTATTATTTCAATGGTTTTATCAACATTAATTCCAAAGCTAGATAACCCATCAAATAGTTATTTAATTTATCCAAGTATTATATTTATAATTTTTACTGTTATTTCTATTGTCTTGTCAGTTTTAGCAACAAGACCAAATGTTACAGAAGGAAAATTCTCAAAAGAAGATATTGCTAATAAAAAAGTAAATTTAATTTTCTTTGGAAACTTTCATAAAATGAGTTTACCAGAATTTGAATGGGGAATGAGTGAAATGATGAAAGATAGAAACTATTTATACGGTTCTTTAACTAAAGATTTGTATTTTCTTGGTTTAGTATTGAATAGAAAATATAGTTTGTTACGAACTACTTATACCGTATTTATGATTGGAATTATTATAAGTGTAATAGCCTTTGCAATTGCTTTTTATTTACAAAGTATTCATGCTATAACTTCTCCTGTAGCATGCTTATTTTAA